GCCCGGCCTTTTGGCGCAGGGGCCTGAAGAGAAGTTGGGGCACTTGGTCCTGACCGTCGGTTTGTCCATAAGTTCTCCTTGGAGATATTATTCACCGGCAAACAGCCACGGCCCCGCCAGCGCCATGCGCCGGCGTCCGCCTGATTAAAATCTACCAAATAATGCGCCTTGTGTGGAATTTCCCGGCCTCGGACGAAGCACATCTCCGTGGAAAACCCGAAAATTGCGCGCTGGTCAGTTTATTTTTATGTGAAGCTCGCGGAGCTGCTTTTCGTCCACCATGTTGGGCGCGCCGCTTAACGGGCAGGACGCGCTGGCGGTTTTGGGAAAGGCGATAACCTCGCGTATGGAGCTTTCGCCCCGCAGCAGCGCCACGACCCGGTCAAAGCCTATGCCGATTCCGCCGTGCGGCGGCGCGCCGTATTCCAGCGCCTCCAGCAGCATGCCGAAGCGGCGCGCGGCGTCCTCTTTGGAATACTTCATAAGCGACATGACCTTTTCCTGCACCTCGCGTTTGGTGTTGCGCACCGAGCCGGAGCCAAGCTCCGTGCCGTTTAGCACCATATCGTACTGGTGCGAGCGGACATTGCCGGGGTCTGTCTCCAGCTTGCCGATGTCTTCTTCCAGCGGCGCGGTGAAGGGGTTGTGCGCGGCGTCGTAGCGGTTCTCTTCCGGCCTCCACTCAAGCAGCGGGAAATGCATCACCCACGCGAAAGCCCATTTGCACGACGGTATGGCGGAGAGCTTGGCGATAAGGATTTTCCGCAGTTCGCCCATGAAAACGCAAAGCGCCGTAAAATCCGCCGGGGTTTTCTCCGGCAGCGCGGAGCCGATGAAAACCGCGTCGCCGGTTTTAACTCCCAGCGCGGTTCGGAGCGCGTCCATTTCCGCCTGCGAGAAGAATTTGACGGACGGCGACTCCGCGCCTTTTTCGGTGAATTTTATCCACACCAGGCCTTTTGCGCCGGCGGCTTTGACGGCTTCGGTGATTTTGTCCATCTCGGTGCGGGAAAGCGACGCGCCGCCCTCCGCTTTTATGGCGCGCACCGCGCCGCCGCCGGAGAGTATGGAGGAAAACACCTTAAACTCCGTCGCCTTGAAAACATGGGCGACGTCGGTTATCTCAAAACCGTGGCGCAGGTCCGGCTTGTCGGAGCCGTATTTCAGCATCGCCTCCGTATATTCCATCTGCCGGAACGGGATTTCTATTTCCTCGCCGGCGGAGGCGAAAATTTCCTTCATCAGACCTTCTGCCATGGCGAAAATATCGTCCTGGGACACAAAAGACATCTCAACATCTATCTGGGTATGCTCGGGCTGGCGGTCGGCGCGCAAATCCTCGTCGCGAAAGCAGCGGGCCAGCTGGAAGTACCTGTCAACGCCCGAGACCATCAGTATCTGCTTGAACATCTGGGGCGACTGGGGCAGCGCGTAAAACTCTCCCGCCGCAAGGCGCGAGGG
This genomic interval from Elusimicrobiales bacterium contains the following:
- the aspS gene encoding aspartate--tRNA ligase — protein: MRTHYCGEITKFDVGREVSLCGWVNSFRNHGGVLFIDLRDRTGITQIVAAPENAEAFRVGDTVRSEYVLRVTGAVRLRPEGLSNKNIPTGEVEVSAAKIEILNPSKTPPFEVDDRITATEETRLKYRYIDLRRPCMAANLAARHKAAQAARRYFDKHRFIEVETPILTRSTPEGARDYLVPSRLAAGEFYALPQSPQMFKQILMVSGVDRYFQLARCFRDEDLRADRQPEHTQIDVEMSFVSQDDIFAMAEGLMKEIFASAGEEIEIPFRQMEYTEAMLKYGSDKPDLRHGFEITDVAHVFKATEFKVFSSILSGGGAVRAIKAEGGASLSRTEMDKITEAVKAAGAKGLVWIKFTEKGAESPSVKFFSQAEMDALRTALGVKTGDAVFIGSALPEKTPADFTALCVFMGELRKILIAKLSAIPSCKWAFAWVMHFPLLEWRPEENRYDAAHNPFTAPLEEDIGKLETDPGNVRSHQYDMVLNGTELGSGSVRNTKREVQEKVMSLMKYSKEDAARRFGMLLEALEYGAPPHGGIGIGFDRVVALLRGESSIREVIAFPKTASASCPLSGAPNMVDEKQLRELHIKIN